A genomic stretch from Borrelia hispanica CRI includes:
- a CDS encoding efflux RND transporter permease subunit, with translation MLVKKVVNKPITMLILFSLLIILSIYTFSRLNINLLPNVEDANLYVSTLYAGSSAKEVEEKVTRILESNLSLVKNIKTITSSSSKGHSRITLKFYHGTNLDLALNEVKDTLEFSKGLLPKDAGLPRISRDRLDGIPVISFFMYSDRSVVELTRYAKELLKPRLERLAGVGLVNVAGGGDKHIVVEVSQNRLEAYGLTLSDIVPFISSQNVEFSVGEILDNDLQYQVQISGNFNSIKDLEDVVIAYKSYSLQDDSFVQVKLRDVASIKTIFKEKKYVHYNDKPSVSISIQKRNDANFVNVSNAVNAEFEKIKLILPKDISLDVFEDNAEHIRNALSSVSHSAYSGAVLALCIIFFFLRSFRATVIIGITIPLAIIITFCLMYFANISLNIMSLSGLALSVGMVVDCSIVVIENIYRYRQKGAKLISSAILGTQEMMIPIMAATLTSICVFAPMLIFKAELGMIGDFLRDFAFTIVISLTVSLFVAVFLVPVLSSYYIKLYTSFQKPIRNTLFKKVDGLLHNVYAFGERFYVILLNYVLNHKLVFLFIVICSFIVSLVLFPFLNVSFMPNERPSVINFSFGFPDRTSLDISKSYSDKVLEILKTEIKAYKSIVSDIDSGGFYFRVLLSLTEEIDDWREIQYRVDNRVKSLYPILNSYALSDRNSLGGPPIEIKITSLNFEYAKEYGESLINLLKKRFPSLINPRLNIQEEPQIDIDIDREKAYSYGINIETISREIGANIDGISAGKYVENGVSYDILLKLNRSNIVGLKDLDNIFVINKFGVKVPLSLISNLRKTKGVSSLLREDQSLVITLTAGIAPNESLASVTEDVVDFVTNKVPQRDGILVKIEGEYDSFINSMQQFKIIILMAVLLVFGVMAAQFESLLKPFIILFTIPLTLIGVILIYFISGEKISVLSAIGMLMLVGVVVNTGIVLVDYINLLIKRGFNLREAIVEAGRSRFRPILMSSLTSIIGLFPIAFSNSNDSDLIKPIAFTFIGGMIASTFLALLFIPMLFEAFSKLSIKNFILIKFLFFVFKIDRKKEKCDLLNKKENNDAISKIGTDRNVKFKGNFDDFFINEDES, from the coding sequence ATGTTAGTAAAAAAAGTTGTTAATAAACCAATAACGATGCTAATATTGTTTTCTTTATTGATTATTCTTAGTATTTATACTTTTTCAAGACTAAATATTAATTTGTTACCCAATGTTGAAGATGCCAATCTTTATGTTTCTACTCTTTATGCAGGAAGTTCTGCAAAGGAAGTTGAAGAAAAGGTTACACGCATTTTAGAAAGCAATTTGTCTTTAGTAAAGAATATCAAGACAATAACTAGTAGTTCTTCTAAAGGGCATAGTAGAATTACGCTTAAGTTTTATCATGGCACCAATTTGGATTTGGCTTTAAATGAGGTAAAAGACACACTTGAGTTTTCAAAAGGTCTGTTGCCAAAAGACGCAGGTTTGCCTAGGATTTCTAGAGATCGTTTAGATGGTATTCCAGTAATATCGTTTTTCATGTATTCAGATAGATCTGTTGTAGAACTTACGAGGTATGCAAAGGAGCTTTTAAAGCCTAGATTGGAAAGACTTGCTGGGGTTGGACTTGTAAATGTTGCTGGAGGAGGTGACAAACATATTGTAGTTGAAGTGTCTCAAAATAGGTTGGAGGCATATGGACTTACTTTATCGGATATTGTGCCATTTATTTCTTCGCAAAATGTTGAATTTTCTGTTGGTGAGATCTTGGACAATGATTTACAATATCAAGTACAAATATCTGGGAATTTTAATTCAATTAAAGATTTGGAAGATGTTGTTATTGCTTATAAATCTTATTCTTTGCAAGATGATTCTTTTGTGCAAGTTAAGTTGAGAGATGTTGCAAGTATTAAGACTATTTTTAAAGAAAAAAAGTATGTACATTATAATGATAAACCTTCTGTTAGTATATCTATACAAAAACGAAATGATGCAAATTTCGTTAATGTTTCAAATGCAGTAAATGCAGAATTTGAAAAAATTAAACTTATACTTCCAAAAGATATTTCTCTAGATGTTTTTGAAGATAATGCTGAACATATTAGGAATGCTCTTTCTTCTGTTTCTCATTCAGCTTATTCAGGAGCAGTTCTTGCATTATGTATTATTTTCTTTTTTTTAAGAAGCTTTAGAGCAACTGTTATTATTGGCATTACAATACCATTAGCTATTATTATTACTTTTTGTTTAATGTATTTTGCAAATATTTCATTAAATATCATGAGTTTATCAGGGCTTGCTTTAAGTGTTGGTATGGTTGTGGATTGTTCTATTGTTGTTATAGAGAATATATATAGATATAGGCAAAAGGGTGCAAAGCTTATCTCTTCTGCTATTCTTGGAACACAAGAAATGATGATTCCAATTATGGCTGCAACTTTAACGTCGATTTGTGTATTTGCACCTATGCTTATTTTTAAAGCAGAGTTGGGTATGATTGGTGATTTTCTTAGGGATTTTGCTTTTACTATTGTTATATCTTTAACGGTTTCTTTGTTTGTCGCAGTTTTTTTAGTTCCTGTTCTGTCAAGTTACTATATTAAACTTTATACTAGTTTTCAAAAACCCATTAGAAACACATTATTTAAAAAGGTTGATGGTTTATTACATAATGTTTATGCTTTTGGAGAGAGATTTTATGTTATTTTATTGAATTATGTTTTGAATCATAAGTTGGTTTTTTTGTTTATTGTTATATGTAGTTTTATTGTAAGTTTAGTTTTGTTTCCTTTTTTAAATGTATCTTTTATGCCTAATGAGCGTCCTTCTGTGATTAATTTTTCTTTTGGTTTTCCAGATAGAACAAGCTTGGATATTTCAAAATCATATTCAGATAAGGTTTTGGAAATTTTAAAAACTGAAATTAAGGCTTATAAAAGTATTGTTTCTGATATAGATTCAGGAGGTTTTTATTTTAGAGTTTTATTGTCTTTAACAGAAGAAATTGATGATTGGAGAGAGATTCAGTATAGAGTTGATAATCGTGTTAAGAGTCTTTATCCTATTTTAAATTCTTATGCTTTATCAGATAGAAATTCTCTTGGCGGTCCTCCTATTGAAATTAAAATTACATCTTTGAATTTTGAATATGCAAAGGAATATGGAGAATCGTTGATTAATCTTTTAAAGAAAAGATTTCCAAGTCTTATAAATCCTAGACTTAATATACAAGAAGAGCCGCAAATTGATATAGATATAGATAGGGAGAAAGCTTATTCTTATGGGATTAATATAGAAACTATTTCAAGAGAAATTGGGGCCAATATTGATGGAATTTCGGCAGGGAAATATGTTGAAAATGGAGTGAGTTATGATATTTTGCTTAAGCTTAATAGAAGTAATATTGTTGGTCTTAAAGATTTGGATAATATATTTGTTATAAATAAATTTGGTGTAAAAGTTCCTCTATCTTTAATATCTAATTTGAGAAAGACAAAAGGAGTTAGTAGTCTGTTGCGAGAAGATCAATCTTTGGTAATTACATTAACAGCAGGTATTGCTCCAAATGAAAGTTTAGCTTCTGTTACGGAAGATGTAGTAGATTTTGTAACTAATAAAGTTCCACAAAGGGATGGTATATTGGTTAAAATTGAAGGAGAATACGACTCATTTATAAATAGTATGCAGCAATTTAAAATAATAATTTTAATGGCTGTCTTGCTTGTATTTGGAGTAATGGCGGCACAATTTGAGTCTTTGCTAAAGCCTTTTATTATTCTATTTACAATTCCATTGACTTTAATAGGTGTTATACTGATTTATTTTATATCAGGAGAAAAAATTTCTGTTTTGAGTGCTATTGGTATGCTTATGCTTGTTGGTGTTGTCGTTAATACTGGTATTGTATTGGTTGATTATATTAATTTATTGATTAAAAGAGGATTTAATCTTAGAGAAGCAATAGTTGAAGCGGGTCGTTCTAGATTTAGACCAATTTTGATGTCTTCTTTAACTTCAATAATAGGACTTTTTCCAATAGCATTTTCAAATTCGAATGATAGTGATCTTATCAAGCCAATTGCTTTTACCTTTATTGGTGGAATGATTGCTAGTACATTTTTGGCTTTGCTTTTTATTCCTATGCTTTTTGAAGCTTTTTCTAAGCTTTCTATAAAGAATTTTATTTTGATAAAATTCTTGTTTTTTGTCTTTAAAATAGATCGTAAAAAAGAGAAATGTGACTTATTAAATAAAAAAGAAAATAATGATGCTATTTCTAAAATTGGTACTGATAGAAATGTTAAATTTAAAGGCAATTTTGATGATTTTTTTATTAACGAAGATGAGAGTTGA
- a CDS encoding PG0541 family transporter-associated protein: MYRVEIISNFSLEFDFHECITSIEEELGEIIYYSKVYNVKGKGRKGERQGNEVWPEENFIFIVYTDKLIIVEKLKNITEILGKKYPTEGIKFFVLGN, encoded by the coding sequence GTGTATAGGGTTGAAATAATTTCTAACTTTTCTTTAGAATTTGATTTTCATGAATGTATAACTAGTATAGAAGAGGAATTAGGAGAGATTATATATTATTCTAAAGTATATAATGTTAAAGGGAAAGGAAGAAAAGGTGAAAGGCAGGGTAATGAAGTATGGCCTGAAGAGAATTTTATTTTTATAGTTTATACAGATAAGTTAATTATTGTAGAGAAATTAAAGAATATTACTGAGATTTTGGGTAAAAAATATCCTACTGAGGGAATTAAATTTTTTGTTCTTGGCAATTAG
- a CDS encoding AMP-binding protein translates to MSIVKTFFEIASKHGCGIAQIYKNNKDYFKVTYSDLKDNVLKFASFLKKINLGYQDKVFICSENRVEWSVIDFAILSLGAVDVPKGIDITLFEAEIIINNVVPNIIIVENVDLLDLIIKLKFKLKPTLIVIDDLDAKDKLRFSEFEIYTYKECILIGENVRQDEEIFKTVNDISLNDMATIIYTSGTTGNPKGVMLSHANFLYQVSSFSRMISVTEGQIFMCILPIWHSFQRSFSYNIFLKGMTCLFSNIVPRNMLDDIKNINPHYIAAVPRLWIAIRQNIVKEISKKTFFVRLLFRIFVKFACINDICRRIILGLYPDNGLDLLIPFKKILSILGVIILFPVNVLGNLIVFKKIKKILGNNFVVGISGGGSIPLYVVRFFNAIGINLANAYGLTEASPGVASNEYGKIIIGTSGKILPGTIAEIRDENGIKLKKPGKGILFIKGPQVMIGYYQDIEATRQVIGDDGFLDTGDIVKLSKDNVVKIIGREKDTIVLNNGENIEPAPIEIKLEESLLIEKAVVVGQDQKFLGALILPNFEEVNKYLESIGHKILDTNKQQIIANNIVLKVIGDEIKKLINRANGFKPFEQVLKFVLLEKPFEVGKEMSIKMDIKRNYISNFYRNEIKNLFS, encoded by the coding sequence ATGTCAATAGTAAAGACTTTTTTTGAGATTGCTAGTAAGCATGGTTGTGGAATTGCACAAATATATAAAAATAATAAAGATTATTTTAAAGTTACTTATTCTGATTTGAAAGATAATGTTTTAAAATTTGCTTCATTTTTAAAGAAAATTAATTTAGGATATCAAGATAAGGTATTTATTTGTTCTGAGAATAGAGTTGAATGGAGTGTTATAGATTTTGCAATTTTATCTTTAGGTGCTGTGGATGTTCCTAAGGGCATTGATATTACTCTTTTTGAGGCTGAAATAATTATTAATAATGTTGTTCCGAATATAATCATAGTTGAAAATGTAGATCTTCTTGATTTAATTATTAAGCTTAAGTTTAAATTAAAACCTACTTTGATTGTTATTGATGATTTGGATGCAAAAGATAAATTACGTTTTAGTGAGTTTGAAATTTATACTTATAAAGAGTGTATTTTAATTGGAGAAAATGTGAGACAGGATGAAGAGATTTTTAAAACTGTCAATGATATTAGTCTTAATGATATGGCAACAATAATATATACTTCTGGTACTACAGGAAATCCTAAAGGGGTAATGCTCTCTCATGCTAATTTTCTTTATCAGGTGTCTAGTTTTAGTAGGATGATTAGTGTTACTGAGGGACAAATATTTATGTGTATTTTGCCGATTTGGCATTCATTTCAAAGGTCATTCTCTTATAATATTTTTCTTAAAGGTATGACTTGTTTGTTTTCAAATATTGTTCCAAGAAATATGCTTGATGATATTAAAAATATTAATCCTCATTATATTGCTGCTGTTCCTAGACTTTGGATTGCAATAAGACAAAATATTGTTAAAGAGATTTCAAAAAAAACCTTTTTTGTAAGATTATTGTTTAGGATTTTTGTTAAATTTGCATGTATTAATGATATTTGTCGTAGAATAATTTTAGGTTTATATCCTGATAATGGACTGGATTTATTAATACCTTTCAAAAAAATTTTAAGTATTTTGGGAGTAATAATTTTATTTCCTGTGAATGTTTTGGGAAATTTGATTGTTTTTAAGAAAATAAAAAAAATTTTAGGAAATAATTTTGTTGTTGGTATTTCTGGTGGGGGTAGTATACCTTTGTATGTTGTGAGGTTTTTTAATGCAATTGGTATTAATCTTGCTAATGCTTATGGCTTAACAGAAGCATCTCCAGGTGTTGCATCTAATGAGTATGGGAAGATAATTATTGGTACTAGTGGTAAAATATTACCCGGAACTATTGCTGAGATTAGAGATGAGAATGGGATTAAGCTTAAAAAACCCGGGAAAGGAATTTTGTTTATTAAAGGTCCTCAAGTTATGATTGGATATTATCAAGATATAGAAGCTACAAGGCAAGTTATTGGTGATGATGGATTTTTAGATACGGGTGATATTGTGAAATTGTCAAAAGATAATGTTGTGAAGATTATAGGGAGGGAGAAAGATACTATTGTTTTAAACAATGGAGAAAATATTGAGCCTGCTCCAATTGAAATTAAGCTTGAAGAATCTTTACTTATTGAAAAGGCTGTTGTTGTTGGGCAAGATCAAAAATTTTTAGGTGCATTAATTCTTCCTAATTTTGAGGAGGTAAATAAATATTTAGAGAGCATAGGACACAAAATTCTTGATACTAATAAACAACAAATTATTGCAAATAATATTGTTCTTAAAGTTATTGGTGATGAGATAAAAAAACTTATTAATAGGGCCAATGGATTTAAACCTTTTGAGCAGGTACTAAAATTTGTGCTTTTAGAAAAGCCATTTGAAGTAGGGAAAGAGATGTCTATTAAAATGGATATTAAGCGTAATTATATTTCGAATTTTTATCGAAATGAGATAAAAAATTTATTCTCTTGA
- a CDS encoding penicillin-binding protein, with the protein MNKNFASSLRLNIILIIFLIITLLTIYQYFILMFSKDMQHFPQKINHISRRGNIYDRNGKIIAFSSKSYSVGTDPRKIKNIVNTSETLGAILKIDPQTIKQKLSSKKGFLYIKRQITKEESELIKRIQSEGRLKDIILYPDYKRIYPFKELTSNITGFVGIDNIGLTGIEFSLNSILNEDFTKQQSINEKPSTNNIYLTIDIDLQKNINQIAKKYFKENKPENMITIVMDAKNGEILSMLQFPQYDANYYSQYSKEIWNNFSTSLTYEPGSINKIFTVAILLDSGLLKPNEKFLDNGIYQKKFKSGEIIIIKTLNPPYDYIDLSGILLYSSNVGIAHITDKINNEYFYNKLIDFGFGERVGFPFPGETKGILNHHSKWSGRSKATIGFGQEIGVSAIQILQAASVLSNKGIMLKPKIIKKISNEMQDTIQEFSKEEIKKVISEHTAKEVLKLMREVVNKGGIPKLKTKNLSISAKSGTSQVIDQNTGKYSDEDYTSSILVIYPTEDPKYIIYVVYRYPKKIIYGTRIAAPMAREIINLIEQKNNKEEYNKIKISSKISIPKPIIKHNIKETLPNLKGLSKRDLMKILKDYINIKIHIKGNGFVYKQSHSPNTKLKDIKELEIILQ; encoded by the coding sequence ATGAATAAAAATTTTGCTAGTAGCTTAAGATTAAACATCATATTGATAATTTTTCTCATAATAACACTGTTAACAATCTATCAATATTTCATACTAATGTTTTCAAAAGATATGCAACATTTCCCTCAAAAAATAAATCATATATCAAGAAGGGGTAACATCTATGATAGAAATGGTAAAATAATAGCTTTCTCTTCAAAATCATATTCAGTAGGAACAGATCCAAGAAAAATAAAAAATATTGTAAACACATCAGAAACTCTTGGTGCAATATTAAAAATTGATCCTCAAACAATAAAACAAAAACTGTCATCCAAAAAAGGATTTCTGTATATAAAACGACAAATAACAAAAGAAGAATCAGAACTAATCAAAAGAATTCAATCAGAAGGAAGACTAAAAGATATCATACTGTATCCAGATTATAAAAGAATTTATCCATTTAAAGAATTGACAAGCAATATTACAGGATTTGTAGGTATTGATAATATTGGACTTACAGGTATTGAATTTTCTCTAAACTCCATATTAAACGAAGATTTTACAAAACAACAATCTATCAATGAAAAACCAAGCACAAACAATATTTACCTAACAATAGACATAGATCTTCAAAAAAATATAAATCAAATAGCCAAAAAATATTTCAAAGAAAATAAACCTGAAAATATGATTACAATAGTAATGGATGCTAAGAATGGAGAAATTTTATCAATGCTTCAATTTCCACAATATGATGCCAATTATTATTCACAATATTCTAAAGAGATATGGAACAACTTTTCAACATCACTAACCTATGAACCTGGAAGTATTAATAAAATATTTACAGTAGCTATTCTATTAGACAGTGGACTATTAAAACCAAACGAAAAATTCTTAGATAACGGTATATATCAAAAAAAATTCAAATCAGGAGAAATAATTATAATTAAAACATTAAATCCTCCTTACGATTATATTGACCTTAGTGGAATTTTACTTTATTCATCTAATGTAGGAATAGCTCATATCACAGACAAAATCAATAATGAATATTTCTATAACAAACTAATAGATTTTGGTTTTGGTGAAAGAGTTGGATTCCCTTTCCCCGGAGAAACAAAAGGCATCTTAAATCATCATTCAAAATGGTCAGGACGAAGCAAAGCCACAATTGGGTTTGGGCAAGAAATAGGGGTTTCTGCCATTCAAATATTACAAGCTGCTAGTGTATTGAGTAACAAAGGAATCATGTTAAAACCAAAAATCATAAAAAAAATAAGCAATGAAATGCAAGATACAATTCAAGAATTTTCTAAAGAAGAAATTAAAAAAGTAATATCTGAACACACAGCAAAAGAAGTTTTAAAATTGATGAGAGAAGTCGTAAACAAAGGAGGCATACCAAAACTTAAGACAAAAAACCTAAGCATCTCAGCCAAAAGCGGAACTTCTCAAGTAATAGATCAAAATACAGGTAAATATTCAGATGAAGATTATACATCTTCAATACTCGTAATATATCCTACAGAGGATCCAAAATATATTATTTATGTCGTATATAGATACCCTAAAAAAATCATATATGGAACAAGAATCGCTGCACCAATGGCTAGAGAAATAATAAATTTAATTGAACAGAAAAACAATAAAGAAGAATACAATAAAATTAAAATTTCTTCAAAAATCAGTATACCAAAACCTATAATCAAACATAACATAAAAGAAACTTTGCCAAACCTAAAGGGACTCTCTAAAAGAGACTTAATGAAAATTTTAAAAGACTATATAAATATAAAAATACATATTAAAGGAAATGGCTTTGTATATAAACAGTCTCATTCACCTAACACAAAATTAAAAGACATCAAAGAACTTGAAATAATATTACAATAA
- the hisS gene encoding histidine--tRNA ligase, producing MDVRTLKGFRDYLPKEALIRTHIIKQIYSVLVSYNFDLIDTPILEYSEFLLKKGGNEVEKQIYRFKDNGDRDVSMRFDLTVPFARFMATNKSKIKFPFRRSQIGKVFRGENTQKGRYREFMQFDFDILGEDTFRSDAEILSIVYCGLEEIFLNFIEGINIKFVIHFSHIGILNSYIEKLGLKDKSIFILRNIDKLDKIGIEAVRENLLLELSEEHVDFVLEFVNLDGTFSNKVKALRSILGDNDAIKRIEDIFVHLNALGIQDAFNFNLKIVRGLDYYTGLVFEAEMLGVNMGSICSGGRYDNLLSLFAGSLQKVSGVGGSFGIDRIQDIIEIDKFNYIKLFVVKASSRVLIVNIDDTLQDYYYKLADKFRRHDYSKINNIACEVYPKSKDGKNIKIQIEYALAKAIRFLIFVGQEEYQEGKLKVRDLTKKEELLLSFDEAIKFIKGNDKFLCTPF from the coding sequence GTGGATGTTAGAACTTTAAAAGGTTTTAGAGATTATTTACCAAAAGAAGCATTAATTCGTACTCATATTATAAAACAAATATATAGTGTTCTGGTTTCTTATAATTTTGATTTAATAGATACTCCTATTCTTGAGTATTCTGAATTTCTTTTAAAAAAGGGTGGGAATGAAGTAGAAAAGCAAATTTATAGATTTAAGGATAATGGAGATAGGGATGTTTCCATGCGTTTTGACTTGACCGTTCCTTTTGCAAGATTTATGGCTACTAATAAATCTAAGATTAAATTTCCTTTCAGAAGGTCTCAAATAGGTAAGGTATTTAGAGGTGAGAATACTCAAAAGGGCAGGTATAGGGAGTTCATGCAATTTGATTTTGATATATTAGGTGAGGATACTTTTCGTAGTGATGCTGAGATTTTATCTATTGTTTATTGTGGACTTGAAGAAATTTTTTTAAATTTTATAGAAGGTATTAATATAAAATTTGTTATTCACTTTTCTCATATTGGAATATTAAATTCTTATATTGAAAAATTGGGATTAAAGGATAAATCCATTTTTATTTTAAGGAATATAGACAAATTAGACAAAATAGGAATTGAGGCTGTACGAGAAAATTTGCTTTTAGAGTTAAGTGAAGAGCATGTTGATTTCGTATTAGAATTTGTAAATTTAGATGGAACTTTTAGTAATAAAGTAAAGGCTTTAAGAAGTATTTTAGGAGATAATGATGCTATTAAGAGAATCGAAGATATTTTTGTACATCTAAATGCATTGGGAATTCAAGATGCTTTTAATTTTAATTTAAAGATAGTGCGTGGACTTGATTATTATACCGGACTTGTATTTGAGGCTGAAATGTTAGGTGTTAATATGGGAAGTATTTGTAGTGGTGGGAGATATGATAATTTATTGTCTTTATTTGCTGGTTCTCTGCAAAAAGTTTCAGGGGTTGGAGGATCTTTTGGTATTGATAGGATTCAAGATATAATTGAAATTGATAAATTTAATTACATTAAGTTGTTTGTGGTGAAAGCCAGTTCTAGAGTATTAATTGTTAATATAGACGATACTTTGCAAGATTATTATTATAAACTTGCAGATAAATTTAGAAGACATGATTATTCTAAGATAAATAATATTGCTTGCGAGGTATATCCTAAGAGTAAAGATGGTAAAAATATTAAGATTCAAATAGAGTATGCTCTTGCTAAGGCTATAAGATTTTTAATTTTTGTGGGTCAGGAAGAATATCAAGAAGGTAAGTTAAAGGTTAGAGATTTAACAAAAAAGGAAGAATTGTTATTGTCTTTTGATGAGGCTATTAAGTTTATTAAGGGTAATGATAAGTTTTTATGCACACCTTTTTAA
- a CDS encoding tetratricopeptide repeat protein, with protein METAPKKLINKSINYYNSHKYADVIKLIEKEIFFYKDYYIYHYILGMSYLRMGNLGNAQIYLKKAYTLNPTEPDVKQSIAILLAAQGKEDKAIQIWLKMIEDNQEIKRSELSLEIIRKHPIQGTLFLTKNKIYDKLFPKITVEKGENFYKLIKIALPIVGISFLLIAIFSFTNFKENIKLIINNSQTNTKKTINNVATYIDDIKINDKEKIKNYEGQFVFILTETEIKNSFQKIKSHLKNGKDNFARIEINKILNSNASESIKLKAKNLASFISSPDFITFDDFLILKEIKKNPLIYADVYVKWEGIINNIEKQNNITYFDFYVGYNKDVLEGIITTKTNFDIEINFKDCVEILGQIKYEYKTNTLLLNAITIRKIKKEKS; from the coding sequence ATGGAAACAGCACCTAAAAAACTTATTAACAAGTCTATTAATTATTATAACTCTCATAAATACGCAGATGTAATAAAACTTATAGAAAAGGAAATCTTTTTCTATAAAGATTACTATATTTATCATTATATTTTAGGAATGTCTTATCTTAGAATGGGAAATTTAGGAAATGCTCAAATATATCTAAAAAAAGCTTATACTTTAAATCCAACAGAACCAGACGTCAAACAATCAATAGCAATACTATTAGCAGCTCAAGGTAAAGAAGACAAAGCTATACAAATATGGCTTAAAATGATAGAAGACAATCAAGAAATAAAACGTTCAGAATTATCATTAGAAATTATCAGAAAACATCCTATTCAAGGAACATTATTTCTTACCAAAAACAAAATATATGATAAATTATTTCCAAAAATTACAGTAGAAAAAGGAGAGAATTTTTATAAATTAATAAAAATAGCACTACCAATAGTTGGTATTTCATTTTTGCTAATAGCAATATTTTCATTTACAAATTTCAAAGAAAATATTAAATTAATAATAAATAATTCTCAAACAAACACAAAAAAAACTATTAATAATGTAGCAACATATATTGATGACATAAAAATAAATGACAAAGAAAAAATAAAAAATTATGAAGGACAATTTGTATTCATACTAACTGAAACTGAAATTAAAAATTCATTTCAAAAAATAAAAAGCCATTTAAAAAACGGTAAAGACAATTTTGCAAGGATCGAAATAAATAAAATATTAAACTCAAATGCATCAGAATCAATAAAACTTAAAGCCAAAAATCTTGCAAGTTTTATATCAAGTCCAGATTTTATCACATTTGACGATTTTTTAATTTTAAAAGAAATTAAAAAAAATCCACTAATTTATGCAGATGTATATGTTAAATGGGAAGGAATTATCAATAATATTGAAAAACAAAATAACATAACCTACTTTGATTTTTATGTAGGATACAATAAAGATGTACTTGAGGGAATAATAACAACAAAAACAAATTTTGACATTGAAATTAATTTCAAAGACTGTGTTGAAATATTAGGACAAATCAAATATGAATACAAGACAAACACATTGCTCTTAAATGCAATCACAATTCGCAAAATAAAAAAAGAAAAAAGCTAA
- a CDS encoding tetratricopeptide repeat protein: protein MSSEKIAELIKDIYLSFKKGDFKTALMKSEEAHSLDFDNVEILTALKSSVYWNGQIESLDRIDKDYEKAEFLTREWNNFARRYLKKMSFDFIQGRNSIKYFIFQLCLDIYKNIYRLQPENLDILIKIAKSYKGMGNYERAIAVFLQILGDAKDNADVVAELADSYALIDEIKEAKVLFREAFFINPQKIDVDALESEMILKLIEAIKSDRNISDTLIKEWIPVYGALNGVFNIKRELRPIELGHLKQSVYSLRNELKEKSYRSINESILLPRLINKYFWLIDHYVRIKEDRVRIDEILSYIKEIDIGIYQQYVN from the coding sequence GTGTCATCAGAAAAAATCGCGGAATTAATCAAAGATATTTATTTAAGTTTCAAAAAAGGTGATTTTAAAACAGCTTTGATGAAATCAGAAGAAGCGCATTCTCTTGATTTTGACAATGTTGAAATTTTGACGGCTTTAAAGAGTTCTGTATATTGGAATGGTCAAATTGAAAGTCTTGATAGAATAGATAAAGATTATGAGAAGGCCGAATTTTTAACAAGGGAATGGAATAATTTTGCTAGAAGATATTTAAAAAAAATGAGTTTTGATTTTATTCAAGGGCGTAACTCAATTAAGTATTTTATATTTCAGTTGTGTTTGGATATATATAAAAATATATATAGGTTACAACCAGAAAATCTAGACATTTTAATAAAGATTGCTAAGTCTTATAAAGGAATGGGTAATTATGAGAGAGCTATAGCTGTTTTTTTACAAATATTGGGAGATGCAAAGGATAATGCAGATGTGGTTGCTGAGCTTGCTGATTCTTATGCTCTTATTGATGAGATTAAAGAGGCCAAGGTATTGTTTAGAGAGGCTTTTTTTATTAATCCTCAAAAGATCGATGTAGATGCACTTGAATCTGAAATGATACTTAAGCTAATAGAAGCTATTAAGAGTGATAGAAATATTTCTGATACTCTTATTAAAGAATGGATACCTGTTTATGGTGCACTTAATGGTGTTTTTAATATAAAAAGAGAATTGAGGCCTATTGAGCTTGGTCATTTAAAGCAATCTGTTTATAGTTTGCGTAATGAACTTAAAGAAAAGTCTTATAGATCAATAAATGAGAGCATATTGCTTCCAAGGCTTATTAATAAATATTTTTGGCTTATTGATCATTATGTAAGGATAAAAGAAGATCGTGTTAGGATCGATGAAATTTTGTCGTATATTAAAGAAATAGATATAGGAATATATCAGCAATATGTCAATTAG